In Holophagales bacterium, one DNA window encodes the following:
- a CDS encoding imidazolonepropionase encodes MSHDLLIENLAEIATPLGTAPQAGPAQGAVRRFQNAELLCRDGRIAFLGPREERLARLGELPDTPRLDGGGGTLVPGFVDPHTHLPWAGSREHEFAMRLAGRSYQEIAEAGGGILSTVRSTRGASADELAAAMRPRLARMLACGTTTAEAKSGYGLSLVDELKQLAAIRRAAGTQPVELVPTLLAAHEVPPEHRDDRARYVEIVCSEIVPAVAAERLARFCDVFCERGVFSADESRRILEAGREHGLAPRLHADEFVDSGGAELAAELGALSADHLMAVSERGIDALAAAGVVAILLPGTSFFLMKHVYAPARTLVARGVPVALATDCNPGSCNTESMPTILTLAVFELRLSIEEALTAATLNAACSLGLGAEIGSLEEGKRADLVLLDAPNLFHLAYHFGVNPVRAVVKGGRVVHLAT; translated from the coding sequence GTGAGCCACGACCTGCTGATCGAGAACCTCGCCGAGATCGCCACGCCGCTCGGCACGGCACCCCAGGCCGGACCCGCGCAGGGGGCCGTGCGTCGTTTCCAGAACGCCGAGCTGCTTTGCCGCGACGGACGGATCGCTTTTCTCGGACCGCGCGAGGAGCGCCTGGCGCGTCTCGGCGAGCTCCCCGACACGCCTCGCCTCGACGGGGGCGGCGGCACGCTGGTGCCCGGCTTCGTCGACCCACACACCCACCTCCCGTGGGCCGGTAGCCGGGAGCACGAGTTCGCCATGCGACTCGCCGGCAGGAGCTATCAGGAAATTGCCGAGGCGGGCGGCGGCATCCTCTCCACCGTGCGCTCGACCCGCGGGGCTTCCGCCGACGAGCTTGCCGCCGCGATGCGCCCGCGGCTCGCCCGGATGCTCGCCTGCGGCACCACGACGGCCGAGGCCAAGAGCGGCTACGGACTGTCGCTCGTCGACGAGCTCAAGCAGCTCGCGGCGATCCGCCGCGCCGCGGGAACCCAGCCGGTCGAGCTGGTGCCGACGCTGCTGGCCGCTCACGAGGTGCCACCCGAGCATCGCGACGATCGCGCGCGTTACGTCGAGATCGTCTGCTCGGAGATCGTCCCGGCAGTGGCCGCCGAGAGGCTGGCGCGGTTCTGCGACGTCTTCTGCGAGCGCGGCGTCTTCTCCGCCGACGAGTCGCGGCGCATCCTCGAGGCGGGTCGCGAGCACGGCCTCGCGCCGCGCCTCCACGCCGACGAGTTCGTCGACTCCGGCGGCGCCGAGCTGGCCGCCGAGCTCGGAGCACTCTCGGCCGACCATCTGATGGCCGTCTCCGAGCGCGGCATCGACGCGCTGGCCGCGGCCGGCGTGGTCGCCATCCTGTTGCCGGGCACCAGCTTCTTCCTGATGAAGCACGTCTATGCGCCGGCCCGCACGCTCGTCGCACGCGGTGTGCCGGTGGCGCTCGCCACCGACTGCAATCCCGGATCTTGCAACACCGAATCGATGCCGACGATCCTGACGCTCGCCGTTTTCGAGCTGCGGCTGTCGATCGAGGAGGCGCTCACCGCCGCCACCCTCAACGCCGCCTGCTCGCTCGGTCTAGGCGCCGAGATCGGCTCGCTCGAAGAGGGC
- a CDS encoding DivIVA domain-containing protein, with protein MSLTPLDIQKTQFSERRKGLDPDEVQGFLALVAEELASRIARIDHLERENRFFADRLREAEEREHQLQETLVRGQKLSEEIVAASHKEAQLLIKEAELAADKIVEQALEQAQRIEAKIQELRLQRKELRMRLRNALDLYRQMVETDEEDDLHTASVHTLPRVRRQA; from the coding sequence ATGAGCCTGACCCCCCTCGACATCCAGAAGACCCAGTTCTCCGAGCGCCGCAAGGGCCTCGACCCGGACGAGGTGCAGGGCTTCCTCGCCCTGGTCGCGGAGGAGCTCGCCAGCCGAATCGCCCGCATCGATCACCTGGAGCGGGAGAACCGCTTCTTCGCCGACCGGCTGCGGGAGGCCGAGGAGCGCGAGCACCAGTTGCAGGAGACGCTGGTGCGCGGTCAGAAGCTCTCCGAGGAGATCGTCGCGGCCTCCCACAAGGAGGCGCAGCTGCTGATCAAGGAGGCCGAGCTCGCGGCCGACAAGATCGTCGAGCAGGCGCTCGAGCAGGCACAGCGGATCGAGGCGAAGATCCAGGAGCTGCGGCTGCAGCGCAAGGAGCTGCGGATGCGCCTGCGCAACGCGCTCGATCTCTATCGGCAGATGGTCGAGACCGACGAAGAGGACGATCTGCACACCGCCTCGGTCCACACCCTGCCGCGCGTTCGCCGGCAGGCCTGA
- a CDS encoding YggT family protein, which produces MGLATGYGFGLLRLLFALLDLYTWVIIIRALLSWVSPDPYNPIVRLLARLTEPVLRPLRRLVPPHKLGGLDLSPMLVILVIQLLKYGLVYSLALRPAIF; this is translated from the coding sequence ATGGGGCTCGCGACGGGATACGGTTTCGGCCTGCTGCGCCTGCTCTTCGCGCTGCTCGACCTCTACACCTGGGTGATCATCATCCGGGCGCTCCTCTCCTGGGTGAGCCCCGACCCGTACAACCCGATCGTCCGGCTGCTCGCCCGGCTGACCGAGCCGGTGTTGCGGCCGTTGCGCCGGCTCGTCCCCCCGCACAAGCTCGGCGGGCTCGACCTCTCGCCGATGCTGGTGATCCTCGTCATTCAACTTCTCAAGTACGGCCTCGTCTATTCGCTCGCCCTGCGGCCGGCGATCTTCTGA
- a CDS encoding ABC transporter ATP-binding protein, giving the protein MTDPVPTPGASPISIRSLTVRFGKVLAVDHLDLDIAAGSVYALLGRNGAGKSSLLRALLGLRRPEAGQCLLLGRDPWRQSAELMQHVGVVPEEPEAPSDRTVRALGTFASRIYKAWDDELFTAALARERVPLDRPFGKLSRGQKTLVALALSPRPRVLILDDPTLGLDPVARRSVLDALVETLAERPTTVLLATHDLDAVGRFADRVGFLHQGRLLLDEPLEALRARHRRVTLPLDTSNELVTAWHPLGERQTAWGHEWLVSAFPDERNDELQSRQEIRLEPLPLDEIFRLQIDEHERSAA; this is encoded by the coding sequence ATGACTGACCCCGTGCCCACGCCGGGTGCTTCTCCGATCTCGATTCGCAGCCTCACGGTCCGCTTCGGAAAGGTCCTCGCGGTCGATCACCTCGACCTCGACATCGCGGCGGGGAGCGTCTACGCCCTGCTCGGGCGCAACGGTGCCGGGAAGTCCTCGCTCCTGCGCGCGCTGCTCGGCCTGCGCCGCCCCGAAGCGGGCCAATGCCTCCTCCTGGGACGCGACCCCTGGCGCCAGAGCGCCGAGCTCATGCAGCACGTCGGCGTCGTCCCGGAGGAGCCGGAAGCCCCGTCCGATCGCACCGTGCGCGCGCTCGGCACCTTCGCCTCGCGGATCTACAAGGCCTGGGACGACGAGCTCTTCACCGCCGCGCTGGCGCGCGAGCGCGTCCCACTCGATCGTCCCTTCGGCAAGCTCTCTCGCGGCCAGAAGACGCTCGTCGCCCTCGCGCTCTCTCCCCGCCCCCGCGTGCTGATTCTCGACGATCCGACGCTCGGCCTCGACCCGGTGGCGCGCCGCTCGGTGCTCGATGCGCTCGTCGAAACGCTCGCCGAGCGGCCGACGACGGTGCTCCTCGCCACCCACGACCTCGACGCCGTCGGACGTTTCGCCGATCGCGTCGGATTCCTCCACCAGGGCCGGCTGCTGCTCGACGAGCCGCTCGAAGCGCTCCGCGCGCGGCATCGCCGCGTCACCCTGCCACTCGACACTTCCAACGAACTTGTCACCGCCTGGCATCCGCTCGGCGAGCGCCAGACCGCGTGGGGACACGAGTGGTTGGTCAGCGCGTTCCCCGACGAGCGGAACGACGAGCTCCAGAGCAGGCAGGAGATTCGCCTCGAGCCGCTTCCTCTCGACGAGATCTTCCGCCTGCAGATCGACGAGCACGAAAGGAGCGCCGCATGA
- a CDS encoding GntR family transcriptional regulator: MLSLDPNDSRPIWRQIEEGFAQLVAGGMLAAGSAIPSVRELAREMAVNPATVAKAYQRLTDRGLFAVRRGEGTFVAASLPRLSTRERERQLAAGARRFAALARSLRVELPEARSALAAAWEEALPRPEEEAADD; this comes from the coding sequence ATGCTGAGCCTCGACCCCAACGACTCGCGACCGATCTGGCGGCAGATCGAGGAGGGGTTCGCGCAGCTCGTCGCCGGCGGGATGCTCGCTGCCGGCAGCGCGATCCCGTCGGTGCGCGAGCTGGCGCGCGAGATGGCGGTGAATCCGGCGACGGTGGCCAAGGCCTACCAGCGTCTGACCGATCGCGGCCTCTTCGCGGTGCGGCGCGGCGAGGGGACCTTTGTCGCCGCGAGCTTGCCCCGTCTTTCGACGCGCGAACGGGAGCGACAGCTCGCCGCGGGCGCGCGGCGCTTCGCCGCGCTCGCCCGCTCGCTGCGCGTCGAGCTCCCGGAGGCCCGCAGCGCGCTTGCCGCGGCCTGGGAGGAAGCGCTTCCCCGTCCCGAAGAGGAGGCCGCCGATGACTGA